A portion of the Scylla paramamosain isolate STU-SP2022 chromosome 2, ASM3559412v1, whole genome shotgun sequence genome contains these proteins:
- the LOC135112173 gene encoding probable methyltransferase-like protein 24 isoform X1, with protein sequence MLPSIRQPQTATISFRTRPSYLLSSIEDLFDFITVTTVNCSNSQVIPGSSVLETEDRMISGHEGTYICLDALPETPTQESCRIYSFGINRNDIKFETVMGQRGCRVHLLMANTEYSYSRLKPNVYLYPLELTVSPSLNNYTLDGFLDLLTYMWKPIHYVKTTTRGSEWTFLKTLYLSGYEAYTHVKQIRLLLHLPYATDDHFKDLESLYHLLLGLEYYGYRLVHSRPIPGSIYHIHNLQRHVATKYETVWIRE encoded by the exons ATGTTACCCTCTATCAG GCAGCCACAAACAGCCACCATCTCCTTTAGGACTCGCCCATCTTACCTCCTGTCCAGTATTGAAGACCTATTCGACTTCATCACAGTCACCACCGTCAACTGCTCCAACTCTCAGGTCATCCCGGGCTCCTCTGTGCTGGAGACGGAAGATCGCATG atCTCAGGCCACGAGGGCACCTACATCTGCCTGGATGCCCTTCCCGAGACCCCGACGCAGGAATCCTGTCGCATCTACTCCTTCGGCATCAACCGCAACGACATCAAGTTTGAGACTGTG ATGGGGCAGCGCGGGTGTCGTGTTCACCTGCTCATGGCCAATACGGAATACAGCTATTCGCGCCTCAAGCCTAACGTGTACCTGTACCCGCTGGAGCTCACCGTCTCCCCTAGCCTCAACAACTACACCCTGGACGGCTTCCTCGATCTCCTCACATACATG TGGAAGCCCATCCATTACGTAAAGACCACCACGCGAGGCAGCGAATGGACCTTCCTGAAGACCCTCTACCTGTCAGGCTACGAGGCGTACACCCACGTCAAGCAG ATCAGACTACTCCTGCACCTTCCCTACGCCACGGACGATCACTTCAAGGACCTGGAGAGCCTGTATCATCTCCTGCTGGGGCTGGAATACTATGGTTACCGCCTGGTGCACTCCCGCCCCATCCCTGGCTCCATCTACCACATACACAACCTGCAGCGACACGTGGCCACCAAGTATGAGACAGTGTGGATACGAGAGTAG
- the LOC135112173 gene encoding probable methyltransferase-like protein 24 isoform X2: MISGHEGTYICLDALPETPTQESCRIYSFGINRNDIKFETVMGQRGCRVHLLMANTEYSYSRLKPNVYLYPLELTVSPSLNNYTLDGFLDLLTYMWKPIHYVKTTTRGSEWTFLKTLYLSGYEAYTHVKQIRLLLHLPYATDDHFKDLESLYHLLLGLEYYGYRLVHSRPIPGSIYHIHNLQRHVATKYETVWIRE, encoded by the exons ATG atCTCAGGCCACGAGGGCACCTACATCTGCCTGGATGCCCTTCCCGAGACCCCGACGCAGGAATCCTGTCGCATCTACTCCTTCGGCATCAACCGCAACGACATCAAGTTTGAGACTGTG ATGGGGCAGCGCGGGTGTCGTGTTCACCTGCTCATGGCCAATACGGAATACAGCTATTCGCGCCTCAAGCCTAACGTGTACCTGTACCCGCTGGAGCTCACCGTCTCCCCTAGCCTCAACAACTACACCCTGGACGGCTTCCTCGATCTCCTCACATACATG TGGAAGCCCATCCATTACGTAAAGACCACCACGCGAGGCAGCGAATGGACCTTCCTGAAGACCCTCTACCTGTCAGGCTACGAGGCGTACACCCACGTCAAGCAG ATCAGACTACTCCTGCACCTTCCCTACGCCACGGACGATCACTTCAAGGACCTGGAGAGCCTGTATCATCTCCTGCTGGGGCTGGAATACTATGGTTACCGCCTGGTGCACTCCCGCCCCATCCCTGGCTCCATCTACCACATACACAACCTGCAGCGACACGTGGCCACCAAGTATGAGACAGTGTGGATACGAGAGTAG